A region of Necator americanus strain Aroian chromosome I, whole genome shotgun sequence DNA encodes the following proteins:
- a CDS encoding hypothetical protein (NECATOR_CHRI.G3429.T1), with amino-acid sequence MQRAVTSGVSRIGAVAAGVAVAGGGLIYALENSVHASSDAVHPYSLPWPHRGNFSSFDIASVRRGYEVYKQVCAACHSMKFIHYRHFVDTIMTEEEAKAEAAEALIKDVDDKGNPIQRPGILTDKLPDPYPNKKAAAAANNGAAPPDLSLMSLARHGGDDYIFALLTGYFDPPAGIKVDDGKAYNPYFPGGVISMPQQLYDEGIDYKDGTPATQSQQAKDVATFMHWCAEPFHDTRKKWALKILLLTPFVTAVLIFGKRYVWTFTKSQKIIFKSVKGREPPKTQ; translated from the exons ATGCAGCGGGCAGTGACGTCAGGAGTTTCG CGCATCGGAGCTGTGGCTGCTGGTGTTGCTGTAGCCGGTGGAGGTTTGATCTATGCTTTGGAGAATTCTGTCCATGCCAGCAGCGATGCAGTTCATCCATACAGTTTACCATGGCCGCACCGTGGaaacttctcttcttttgacATTGCTtc GGTTCGACGAGGTTACGAGGTTTATAAACAAGTGTGTGCTGCATGTCACTCAATGAAGTTCATTCACTATCGACACTTTGTCGATACCATAATGACAGAG GAAGAGGCAAAAGCAGAAGCTGCTGAAGCACTCATCAAGGATGTAGATGATAAAGGGAATCCAATTCAAAGGCCAGGAATCCTTACGGATAAGCTTCCTGATCCTTATCCAAATAAAAAGGCAGCTGCTGCTGCTAATAATG GTGCTGCACCCCCCGATCTTTCTTTGATGTCTCTAGCCAGACATGGTGGTGATGACTACATTTTCGCCTTGTTAACCGGGTACTTCGATCCTCCGGCGGGTATTAAG GTTGACGATGGTAAAGCGTATAATCCTTACTTCCCTGGCGGAGTGATCTCAATGCCACAACAACTGTACGATGAAGGCATCGATTATAAG GATGGTACTCCAGCTACTCAATCACAACAAGCTAAAGATGTCGCTACATTCATGCATTGGTGTGCTGAGCCGTTCCATGATACACGAAAGAAATGGGCATTGAAG ATACTTCTGTTGACACCATTCGTGACTGCTGTCTTGATCTTTGGAAAACGGTATGTGTGGACGTTTACGAAGTCACAAAAGATCATCTTCAAATCAGTGAAAGGACGTGAACCTCCAAAGACTCAATGA
- a CDS encoding hypothetical protein (NECATOR_CHRI.G3429.T2), translating into MNRKVKVMQRAVTSGVSRIGAVAAGVAVAGGGLIYALENSVHASSDAVHPYSLPWPHRGNFSSFDIASVRRGYEVYKQVCAACHSMKFIHYRHFVDTIMTEEEAKAEAAEALIKDVDDKGNPIQRPGILTDKLPDPYPNKKAAAAANNGAAPPDLSLMSLARHGGDDYIFALLTGYFDPPAGIKVDDGKAYNPYFPGGVISMPQQLYDEGIDYKDGTPATQSQQAKDVATFMHWCAEPFHDTRKKWALKILLLTPFVTAVLIFGKRYVWTFTKSQKIIFKSVKGREPPKTQ; encoded by the exons ATGAACAGAAAGGTAAAG GTAATGCAGCGGGCAGTGACGTCAGGAGTTTCG CGCATCGGAGCTGTGGCTGCTGGTGTTGCTGTAGCCGGTGGAGGTTTGATCTATGCTTTGGAGAATTCTGTCCATGCCAGCAGCGATGCAGTTCATCCATACAGTTTACCATGGCCGCACCGTGGaaacttctcttcttttgacATTGCTtc GGTTCGACGAGGTTACGAGGTTTATAAACAAGTGTGTGCTGCATGTCACTCAATGAAGTTCATTCACTATCGACACTTTGTCGATACCATAATGACAGAG GAAGAGGCAAAAGCAGAAGCTGCTGAAGCACTCATCAAGGATGTAGATGATAAAGGGAATCCAATTCAAAGGCCAGGAATCCTTACGGATAAGCTTCCTGATCCTTATCCAAATAAAAAGGCAGCTGCTGCTGCTAATAATG GTGCTGCACCCCCCGATCTTTCTTTGATGTCTCTAGCCAGACATGGTGGTGATGACTACATTTTCGCCTTGTTAACCGGGTACTTCGATCCTCCGGCGGGTATTAAG GTTGACGATGGTAAAGCGTATAATCCTTACTTCCCTGGCGGAGTGATCTCAATGCCACAACAACTGTACGATGAAGGCATCGATTATAAG GATGGTACTCCAGCTACTCAATCACAACAAGCTAAAGATGTCGCTACATTCATGCATTGGTGTGCTGAGCCGTTCCATGATACACGAAAGAAATGGGCATTGAAG ATACTTCTGTTGACACCATTCGTGACTGCTGTCTTGATCTTTGGAAAACGGTATGTGTGGACGTTTACGAAGTCACAAAAGATCATCTTCAAATCAGTGAAAGGACGTGAACCTCCAAAGACTCAATGA
- a CDS encoding hypothetical protein (NECATOR_CHRI.G3430.T2) yields MAGVIGTRSSFAVDVDILLRRALVLSKLFTKSWGSPQTFRELMKHKSEVMSKRRAEECWKSMKVEMIVEKEQVSRGVRVLDGYFRSPHAMMYPNQMPGCLQWARWRAYLPAMQRKGVCIHLAGTGDHSYIRRELGFAKGLLEDGIGSILLQNPFYGERKPPSQFRSSLQNVSDLFVMGAALISECNYLIDWAKSEGYGPMGLSGVSMGGFMASLAASNVCEPVVVVPCMSWTTAGPAFTEGALRPSINYERLQQQVEDRSYLEKLRSIPNQNWVDDMFERHERNGLGLAYNMMCILMDEFTCLLNYPVPLDTSLCTAVVAEHDAYVLRSHGAPDFRQVWPGMRVLEMNRMGHVTGFLQGHQIFRSTIAQLIHRMETLKE; encoded by the exons ATGGCCGGTGTAATCGGAACTCGGTCGTCTTTTGCTGTCGATGTGGACATCCTGTTGCGAAGAGCACTCGTACTTAGTAAACTATTCACAAAAAGTTGGGGTAGTCCTCAGACGTTTCGAGA attAATGAAGCACAAATCAGAGGTGATGTCAAAACGAAGAGCTGAAGAATGCTGGAAGTCAATGAAAGTGGAAATGATTGTAGAGAAG GAACAAGTGAGTCGAGGTGTGCGAGTGCTTGATGGGTATTTTCGGAGTCCTCATGCAATGATGTATCCGAACCAAATGCCTGGATGCCTACAATGGGCCCGTTGGAGAGCATATCTGCCAGCTATGCAAAGGAAAGGAGTCTGCATTCATTTGGCTGGTACTGGAGACCACTCTTACATCAG ACGTGAGCTGGGGTTTGCCAAAGGACTTCTGGAAGATGGTATTGGATCTATCCTCCTCCAGAATCCCTTCTATGGGGAACGTAAACCCCCATCGCAATTCCGATCATCACTTCAAAATGTCTCTGATTTGTTCGTCATGGGAGCTGCATTGATCTCGGAGTGTAACTATCTTATTGACTGGGCTAAATCTGAAGGTTATGGACCAATGGGTTTGTCAGGG GTCTCTATGGGCGGATTTATGGCCTCATTGGCAGCTTCCAACGTGTGCGAACCAGTGGTAGTCGTTCCTTGCATGTCCTGGACAACAGCAGGACCTGCCTTCACCGAAG GTGCATTACGACCATCTATCAATTATGAACGGCTTCAGCAACAAGTTGAAGATAGGTCATACTTGGAGAAACTTCGCAGCATACCTAACCAGAACTGGGTAGATGACATG TTTGAAAGGCATGAAAGAAATGGACTTGGGCTTGCATACAACATGATGTGCATTTTAATGGACGAGTTCACTTGCCTTCTCAATTATCCAGTGCCACTAGATACCTCTTTATGTACGGCGGTTGTGGCTGAACATGACGCTTATGTCCTGCGATCACACGGAGCTCCAGATTTTAGG CAAGTATGGCCAGGAATGCGAGTCCTTGAAATGAATCGCATGGGACATGTCACAGGTTTCCTGCAAGGGCATCAAATATTTCGGAGTACTATCGCCCAATTGATCCACCGTATGGAAACCTTGAAAGAATGA
- a CDS encoding hypothetical protein (NECATOR_CHRI.G3428.T2) → MSEETSHFLSLVKDAKYEEALLFLHDFHEQNSFRKLAINSIFDAATMFRDNNDDDLKNIVETLFEAIYPDTLKFRICFNFLSGRTTSHFAELLITQMLSLVSNKFIESNFDEWYDLSHELPMKLEENIIGEHDPNVFDSALHAAYILYRLRVIPFVLPKRMSTAFETAVHSREIEIPQAFPLLFYYSRTHPFSPRLLNITAPTTLVPCVYSRNLLGKYLMEGLTNYLHENDYNYEGFFVRPVLTALDHIVNTLENLDTSDIPLCTNLIMPLLRFIEDFQQHGFRVSIMKRCRELMLLFKCKPKVFLIKHVVQEILARSDLHLENEAAVVAWFVDLYRQHLDEKIFQEELGSFLGMLENTRYENMSLATNYYSSVFVLIQTLAIKRFNLEMLPEVETRIIRRVYEQLTDYIELEKMRKNNEESKGPAIPKLPDGFHFDVDPSIEASTVDQIRKVVRTLKESLSILFLASSSFFLTFVFLCLPHQNAEIRYKRMTVSLPCRLTM, encoded by the exons ATGAGTGAGGAAACCAGTCACTTCCTCAGTTTGGTTAAAGATGCCAAATATGAAGAAGCGTTGCTTTTCCTGCACGATTTTCACGAACAAA ATTCTTTCCGTAAGCTCGCGATTAATAGCATCTTTGACGCTGCGACGATGTTCCGTGACAACAACGATGATGATTTGAAGAACATTGTGGAAACTTTATTTGA AGCTATTTATCCGGATACGCTAAAATTCCGCATCTGCTTCAATTTCTTGTCTGGTAGAACAACGTCACATTTTGCTGAGCTACTCATAACTCAGATGCTTTCCCTAGTTTCCAACAAATTCATAGAGAGCAA ttttgaCGAATGGTATGATCTATCCCACGAATTACCGATGAAGCTTGAAGAGAACATTATCGGAGAGCATGATCCTAACGTGTTTGACTCCGCACTTCACGCCGCTTACATACTTTATCGTCTCAGAGTTATACCCTTCGTTCTTCCGAAAAG gatGTCTACAGCTTTTGAGACGGCTGTTCATTctagagaaatagaaataccTCAAgcatttcctcttcttttctattattctagGACTCATCCGTTTTCGCCGAGACTGC TTAACATCACTGCACCAACAACACTGGTTCCGTGTGTGTACTCTCGTAATCTCCTTGGAAAGTATTTAATGGAAGGTTTAACGAACTATTTGCACGAAAACGATTACAA CTATGAGGGGTTCTTCGTAAGGCCGGTTCTTACTGCTCTCGATCATATCGTGAATACTTTAGAAAATTTGGACACCTCCGACATTCCTTTGTGCACG AATCTAATCATGCCGTTGCTTCGATTCATTGAAGACTTTCAACAACATGGGTTTCGTGTGTCTATAATGAAACGATGTCGTGAGCTGATGCTATTGTTCAAATGTAAACCAAAAGTTTTCCTCATCAAGCACGTTGTCCAAGAGATTCTTGCGAGG AGCgatctacatttggagaatgaAGCCGCTGTAGTAGCATGGTTCGTCGATCTGTATCGGCAACATCTGgacgagaaaattttccaagaagaATTGGGAAGTTTCCTGGGAATGTTGGAAAACACACGCTATGAAAACATGTCATTGGCTACAAATTACTATTCGTCAGTGTTCGTTCTCATTCAAACGCTTGCTATTAAAAG ATTTAACCTGGAAATGTTGCCTGAAGTGGAAACGAGAATTATCAGACGTGTGTACGAGCAGTTAACAGACTACATCGAACTcgaaaaaatgcgaaaaaataacgaagagTCTAAAGGGCCTGCAATCCCTAAACTTCCGGATGGTTTCCACTTTGACGTTGATCCATCAATCGAAGCATCTACGGTTGATCAA ATACGCAAGGTTGTGAGAACACTG aaGGAATCCTTGTCTATCCTTTTTCTTGCCTCatcctctttctttctaaccTTTGTCTTCTTGTGCTTACCACATCAGAATGCTGAAATACG GTACAAACGAATGACTGTGTCACTTCCATGTCGTCTCACGATGTAA
- a CDS encoding hypothetical protein (NECATOR_CHRI.G3430.T1), translating into MKHKSEVMSKRRAEECWKSMKVEMIVEKEQVSRGVRVLDGYFRSPHAMMYPNQMPGCLQWARWRAYLPAMQRKGVCIHLAGTGDHSYIRRELGFAKGLLEDGIGSILLQNPFYGERKPPSQFRSSLQNVSDLFVMGAALISECNYLIDWAKSEGYGPMGLSGVSMGGFMASLAASNVCEPVVVVPCMSWTTAGPAFTEGALRPSINYERLQQQVEDRSYLEKLRSIPNQNWVDDMFERHERNGLGLAYNMMCILMDEFTCLLNYPVPLDTSLCTAVVAEHDAYVLRSHGAPDFRQVWPGMRVLEMNRMGHVTGFLQGHQIFRSTIAQLIHRMETLKE; encoded by the exons ATGAAGCACAAATCAGAGGTGATGTCAAAACGAAGAGCTGAAGAATGCTGGAAGTCAATGAAAGTGGAAATGATTGTAGAGAAG GAACAAGTGAGTCGAGGTGTGCGAGTGCTTGATGGGTATTTTCGGAGTCCTCATGCAATGATGTATCCGAACCAAATGCCTGGATGCCTACAATGGGCCCGTTGGAGAGCATATCTGCCAGCTATGCAAAGGAAAGGAGTCTGCATTCATTTGGCTGGTACTGGAGACCACTCTTACATCAG ACGTGAGCTGGGGTTTGCCAAAGGACTTCTGGAAGATGGTATTGGATCTATCCTCCTCCAGAATCCCTTCTATGGGGAACGTAAACCCCCATCGCAATTCCGATCATCACTTCAAAATGTCTCTGATTTGTTCGTCATGGGAGCTGCATTGATCTCGGAGTGTAACTATCTTATTGACTGGGCTAAATCTGAAGGTTATGGACCAATGGGTTTGTCAGGG GTCTCTATGGGCGGATTTATGGCCTCATTGGCAGCTTCCAACGTGTGCGAACCAGTGGTAGTCGTTCCTTGCATGTCCTGGACAACAGCAGGACCTGCCTTCACCGAAG GTGCATTACGACCATCTATCAATTATGAACGGCTTCAGCAACAAGTTGAAGATAGGTCATACTTGGAGAAACTTCGCAGCATACCTAACCAGAACTGGGTAGATGACATG TTTGAAAGGCATGAAAGAAATGGACTTGGGCTTGCATACAACATGATGTGCATTTTAATGGACGAGTTCACTTGCCTTCTCAATTATCCAGTGCCACTAGATACCTCTTTATGTACGGCGGTTGTGGCTGAACATGACGCTTATGTCCTGCGATCACACGGAGCTCCAGATTTTAGG CAAGTATGGCCAGGAATGCGAGTCCTTGAAATGAATCGCATGGGACATGTCACAGGTTTCCTGCAAGGGCATCAAATATTTCGGAGTACTATCGCCCAATTGATCCACCGTATGGAAACCTTGAAAGAATGA
- a CDS encoding hypothetical protein (NECATOR_CHRI.G3431.T1) translates to MSTSTAKDDRVPITPAIVVLASQSPNRLKLLEQIGIHNPVVRVSNFEENLPKTLPVREFVEQTARGKLHAVLEDMKKNKERYDVVIASDTVIYFEDEIVGKPANADDAFATLQRLRGREHLVYSGVALAYADGSEEVFSEETRVQFGDYPDRIIKQYVDSGEPLTRAGSYGIQEYGAVFVRGVHGCFSNVVGLPVHRVHSALVTKGIL, encoded by the exons ATGTCCACATCGACAGCAAAAGACGACCGAGTTCCGATTACACCGGCCATCGTGGTGCTCGCAAGTCAGTCGCCCAACCGTCTTAAGCTTTTGGAGCAGATT GGGATTCATAATCCTGTTGTTCGTGTgtcaaatttcgaagaaaacctGCCAAAGACACTACCCGTACGAGAGTTTGTCGAACAAACAGCGCGTGGGAAGCTTCACGCAGTTTTAGAAGAtatgaagaagaacaaa GAACGGTATGATGTCGTCATCGCGTCAGACACAGTTATTTACTTTGAAGATGAAATCGTGGGCAAGCCAGCCAATGCAGACGACGCATTTGCTACATTGCAAAG aCTACGAGGTCGAGAGCACCTAGTATACTCTGGAGTCGCCCTTGCATACGCTGATGGGAGTGAGGAGGTGTTCAGCGAAGAGACTCGGGTCCAATTTGGAGACTATCCGGACAGGATTATAAAGCAATACGTTGATAGCGGGGAGCCACT GACTCGAGCGGGGTCGTACGGTATCCAAGAGTATGGTGCAGTTTTTGTGCGTGGTGTACATGGTTGTTTCAGTAATGTTGTTGGTTTGCCTGTTCATCGTGTGCATAGTGCTTTAGTTACCAAAGGGATACTATAG
- a CDS encoding hypothetical protein (NECATOR_CHRI.G3431.T2) translates to MRTHRSQRPLHMSIYFYTAYLFSKQKGIHNPVVRVSNFEENLPKTLPVREFVEQTARGKLHAVLEDMKKNKERYDVVIASDTVIYFEDEIVGKPANADDAFATLQRLRGREHLVYSGVALAYADGSEEVFSEETRVQFGDYPDRIIKQYVDSGEPLTRAGSYGIQEYGAVFVRGVHGCFSNVVGLPVHRVHSALVTKGIL, encoded by the exons ATGAGAACTCATAGATCGCAAAGACCACTTCATATGTCGATATACTTCTACACAGCTTATCTCTTCAGTAAGCAAAAG GGGATTCATAATCCTGTTGTTCGTGTgtcaaatttcgaagaaaacctGCCAAAGACACTACCCGTACGAGAGTTTGTCGAACAAACAGCGCGTGGGAAGCTTCACGCAGTTTTAGAAGAtatgaagaagaacaaa GAACGGTATGATGTCGTCATCGCGTCAGACACAGTTATTTACTTTGAAGATGAAATCGTGGGCAAGCCAGCCAATGCAGACGACGCATTTGCTACATTGCAAAG aCTACGAGGTCGAGAGCACCTAGTATACTCTGGAGTCGCCCTTGCATACGCTGATGGGAGTGAGGAGGTGTTCAGCGAAGAGACTCGGGTCCAATTTGGAGACTATCCGGACAGGATTATAAAGCAATACGTTGATAGCGGGGAGCCACT GACTCGAGCGGGGTCGTACGGTATCCAAGAGTATGGTGCAGTTTTTGTGCGTGGTGTACATGGTTGTTTCAGTAATGTTGTTGGTTTGCCTGTTCATCGTGTGCATAGTGCTTTAGTTACCAAAGGGATACTATAG
- a CDS encoding hypothetical protein (NECATOR_CHRI.G3428.T1) — MSEETSHFLSLVKDAKYEEALLFLHDFHEQNSFRKLAINSIFDAATMFRDNNDDDLKNIVETLFEAIYPDTLKFRICFNFLSGRTTSHFAELLITQMLSLVSNKFIESNFDEWYDLSHELPMKLEENIIGEHDPNVFDSALHAAYILYRLRVIPFVLPKRMSTAFETAVHSREIEIPQAFPLLFYYSRTHPFSPRLLNITAPTTLVPCVYSRNLLGKYLMEGLTNYLHENDYNYEGFFVRPVLTALDHIVNTLENLDTSDIPLCTNLIMPLLRFIEDFQQHGFRVSIMKRCRELMLLFKCKPKVFLIKHVVQEILARSDLHLENEAAVVAWFVDLYRQHLDEKIFQEELGSFLGMLENTRYENMSLATNYYSSVFVLIQTLAIKRFNLEMLPEVETRIIRRVYEQLTDYIELEKMRKNNEESKGPAIPKLPDGFHFDVDPSIEASTVDQVQLLLFECEQARNYIVEALRKSTTGR; from the exons ATGAGTGAGGAAACCAGTCACTTCCTCAGTTTGGTTAAAGATGCCAAATATGAAGAAGCGTTGCTTTTCCTGCACGATTTTCACGAACAAA ATTCTTTCCGTAAGCTCGCGATTAATAGCATCTTTGACGCTGCGACGATGTTCCGTGACAACAACGATGATGATTTGAAGAACATTGTGGAAACTTTATTTGA AGCTATTTATCCGGATACGCTAAAATTCCGCATCTGCTTCAATTTCTTGTCTGGTAGAACAACGTCACATTTTGCTGAGCTACTCATAACTCAGATGCTTTCCCTAGTTTCCAACAAATTCATAGAGAGCAA ttttgaCGAATGGTATGATCTATCCCACGAATTACCGATGAAGCTTGAAGAGAACATTATCGGAGAGCATGATCCTAACGTGTTTGACTCCGCACTTCACGCCGCTTACATACTTTATCGTCTCAGAGTTATACCCTTCGTTCTTCCGAAAAG gatGTCTACAGCTTTTGAGACGGCTGTTCATTctagagaaatagaaataccTCAAgcatttcctcttcttttctattattctagGACTCATCCGTTTTCGCCGAGACTGC TTAACATCACTGCACCAACAACACTGGTTCCGTGTGTGTACTCTCGTAATCTCCTTGGAAAGTATTTAATGGAAGGTTTAACGAACTATTTGCACGAAAACGATTACAA CTATGAGGGGTTCTTCGTAAGGCCGGTTCTTACTGCTCTCGATCATATCGTGAATACTTTAGAAAATTTGGACACCTCCGACATTCCTTTGTGCACG AATCTAATCATGCCGTTGCTTCGATTCATTGAAGACTTTCAACAACATGGGTTTCGTGTGTCTATAATGAAACGATGTCGTGAGCTGATGCTATTGTTCAAATGTAAACCAAAAGTTTTCCTCATCAAGCACGTTGTCCAAGAGATTCTTGCGAGG AGCgatctacatttggagaatgaAGCCGCTGTAGTAGCATGGTTCGTCGATCTGTATCGGCAACATCTGgacgagaaaattttccaagaagaATTGGGAAGTTTCCTGGGAATGTTGGAAAACACACGCTATGAAAACATGTCATTGGCTACAAATTACTATTCGTCAGTGTTCGTTCTCATTCAAACGCTTGCTATTAAAAG ATTTAACCTGGAAATGTTGCCTGAAGTGGAAACGAGAATTATCAGACGTGTGTACGAGCAGTTAACAGACTACATCGAACTcgaaaaaatgcgaaaaaataacgaagagTCTAAAGGGCCTGCAATCCCTAAACTTCCGGATGGTTTCCACTTTGACGTTGATCCATCAATCGAAGCATCTACGGTTGATCAAGTACAACTATTGTTGTTTGAATGTGAACAAGCAAGGAATTACATAGTAGAAGCACTGCGCAAATCCACGACGGGACGATAG